The following are encoded in a window of Ignavibacteriales bacterium genomic DNA:
- a CDS encoding vitamin B12-dependent ribonucleotide reductase yields MKINRLFTNVGKDPLESIEFVKRTSEIKNPDGSIVFRMEDVFVPKEWSQVATDVLAQKYFRKAGVPKLLSRLDEKGIPAWLQPSVADKKLDELPEKERYGSETDSRQVFYRLAGTWTYWGWKAKYFDSEEDAKAFYDEHVYMLTNQFAAPNSPQWFNTGLHWAYGINGPSQGHYYVDYKTGKLTSSEDAYTHPQPHACFIQSVRDDLVNEGGIMDLWVREARLFKYGSGTGTNFSELRGINEPLSGGGKSSGLMSFLKIGDRSAGAIKSGGTTRRAAKMVTLDIDHPDIQEFINWKVVEEQKVAALVTGSKILNQHLNNIIKACYDEHPENDRFSKKTNLRLRKAIIEARKLNVPENYIDRVIKLAKLGFRSIEIPVYNEDWNSEAYTTVSGQNSNNSVRVNNGFMQAVLNDDNWNLYWRVEKKKAEKDGREPKPCKTLGAKELWDDIAYAAWASADPGLQFDTTINEWHTCPESGSIRASNPCSEYMFLDDTACNLASLNLVKFYNDDTQKFDIEAYRHATRLWTVVLEISVLMAQYPSKEIAQKSYEFRTLGLGYANLGSLLMRQGIPYDSKESSAICGALTAIMHMRAYATSAEMSKELGSFPRYQENSEAMLRVIRNHKRASHNVKKDEYEGLSILPVGINPENCPSDLLNAAREDSDLALELGEKYGFRNAQVTVVAPTGTIGLVMDCDTTGIEPDFALVKFKKLAGGGYFKIINQSIPPSLKRLGYNEDQSREIIKYAKGSGTLIGCPHINHESLKAKGFSDDVLNKIETILPSVFELSFAFNKYTLGEKFLKTNLNITDEQMNNFNFDLLTELGFTKEEIASANDYVCGTMTVEGSPFLKHEHYPVFDCANKCGKKGIRFIKTDAHINMMAAAQPFISGAISKTINLPNNASIDDIKYAYLQSWKLGTKANALYRDGSKLSQPLNSMTDEEVEDLMEKKEENDIIKIAERIIHRYIAKRRRLPDRRTGYTQKVKINGQTVYIRTGEYENGQLGEVFIDMHKEGAAFRSLLNCFAISISLGLQHGVPLDEFIDAFVFTRFEPSGVLTGHSRIKMATSVIDFIFRELAVTYLGRNDLAHVDESEIIKKIDHHSVVEPDFESEEIVSERMIELDNAKDLVDRYPGDTPSEQKAHAITLHQSVMKARERGYTGDICPECQSLTMVRNGTCLKCTTCGATTGCS; encoded by the coding sequence GTTCTTGCGCAAAAATATTTTCGCAAAGCAGGTGTTCCAAAACTTTTAAGTAGATTAGATGAAAAAGGAATCCCTGCATGGTTACAACCTTCGGTTGCAGATAAGAAACTAGATGAACTTCCCGAAAAAGAAAGATATGGATCAGAAACAGATTCAAGACAAGTTTTTTATCGTCTTGCAGGAACATGGACATATTGGGGATGGAAGGCAAAATATTTTGATAGCGAAGAAGATGCGAAAGCTTTTTACGATGAACATGTTTACATGTTGACAAATCAATTTGCCGCTCCTAACTCTCCGCAATGGTTCAACACTGGTTTACATTGGGCTTACGGTATTAATGGTCCGTCTCAAGGTCATTATTATGTAGATTACAAAACTGGTAAACTCACTTCTTCTGAAGACGCATATACACATCCTCAACCCCACGCATGTTTTATTCAATCGGTCAGAGACGATCTTGTTAATGAAGGCGGCATAATGGATTTGTGGGTTCGTGAAGCACGTTTATTTAAGTACGGTTCTGGTACCGGAACAAACTTTTCCGAACTCAGAGGAATAAATGAACCGTTAAGCGGAGGTGGAAAATCTTCGGGATTGATGTCATTCTTAAAAATTGGTGATCGCTCTGCCGGTGCAATTAAGTCCGGCGGTACAACTCGCCGTGCAGCTAAAATGGTTACTCTCGATATTGACCATCCTGATATTCAAGAATTTATTAATTGGAAAGTAGTTGAAGAACAGAAAGTTGCCGCCTTGGTAACAGGTTCAAAAATCTTAAATCAACACCTTAACAATATTATTAAAGCTTGTTATGATGAACATCCCGAGAATGACCGCTTCAGTAAAAAAACAAATTTGAGATTACGCAAAGCAATCATTGAAGCGCGTAAATTAAATGTTCCGGAAAATTATATTGATCGCGTAATTAAACTAGCAAAGCTTGGATTTAGATCTATTGAAATCCCGGTTTATAATGAAGATTGGAATTCAGAAGCATATACAACTGTATCGGGACAAAATTCAAATAATTCAGTCCGTGTGAATAATGGTTTTATGCAGGCAGTTTTAAACGATGATAATTGGAATTTGTATTGGAGAGTAGAAAAGAAAAAAGCAGAAAAAGATGGAAGAGAACCAAAACCTTGCAAAACACTTGGTGCAAAAGAACTTTGGGATGATATCGCTTATGCAGCATGGGCAAGTGCAGATCCTGGACTTCAGTTCGATACAACTATAAATGAATGGCACACATGTCCGGAAAGCGGATCAATTCGTGCATCTAATCCTTGCAGCGAATATATGTTCTTGGATGATACCGCATGTAATCTTGCATCTCTTAATCTTGTAAAATTTTATAATGATGACACACAAAAATTTGATATTGAAGCTTACCGTCATGCAACAAGATTGTGGACTGTTGTTCTTGAGATAAGTGTTTTGATGGCACAATATCCTTCAAAAGAAATCGCACAAAAAAGTTACGAGTTCAGAACACTTGGTCTTGGTTATGCAAACCTTGGTTCATTATTGATGAGACAAGGTATTCCTTATGATAGTAAAGAATCTTCTGCGATCTGCGGAGCGCTCACAGCAATTATGCACATGCGTGCTTATGCAACATCAGCAGAAATGTCAAAAGAGCTTGGCTCATTTCCGCGTTATCAAGAAAATTCAGAGGCTATGTTAAGAGTTATTCGGAATCACAAACGAGCTTCTCATAATGTTAAGAAAGATGAGTATGAAGGATTATCCATTTTGCCTGTTGGTATTAATCCGGAAAATTGTCCTTCAGATTTATTAAATGCTGCAAGAGAAGATTCTGATCTTGCTTTAGAGTTAGGAGAAAAGTACGGCTTCAGAAATGCACAAGTAACGGTAGTAGCTCCAACCGGAACAATCGGATTAGTTATGGATTGCGATACTACCGGAATCGAACCTGATTTTGCTCTCGTTAAATTTAAAAAACTTGCCGGCGGAGGTTATTTCAAAATAATTAATCAATCAATTCCTCCTTCTTTAAAGAGATTAGGTTATAATGAAGATCAAAGCCGTGAAATAATTAAGTATGCAAAAGGTTCCGGGACACTTATCGGATGTCCTCATATTAATCATGAATCGCTCAAGGCAAAAGGATTCAGCGATGATGTACTGAATAAGATTGAAACTATTTTACCTTCTGTATTTGAATTAAGTTTTGCATTCAATAAGTATACGCTTGGTGAAAAGTTTTTGAAAACTAATCTCAATATTACCGATGAACAAATGAACAATTTCAATTTTGATCTTCTTACAGAACTCGGATTTACAAAAGAAGAAATTGCATCGGCAAACGATTACGTTTGCGGAACAATGACTGTTGAAGGTTCGCCTTTCTTAAAACATGAACACTATCCTGTATTTGATTGTGCTAATAAATGCGGGAAAAAAGGAATACGCTTTATTAAAACCGATGCACATATTAATATGATGGCAGCTGCTCAGCCATTTATTTCCGGTGCAATATCCAAAACTATTAATCTTCCTAATAATGCTAGTATTGATGATATCAAATACGCTTACTTACAATCATGGAAACTTGGGACAAAAGCTAATGCACTTTATAGAGACGGTTCAAAACTTTCTCAACCTCTAAACAGCATGACCGATGAAGAAGTAGAAGACTTGATGGAGAAGAAAGAAGAAAATGATATTATCAAGATTGCCGAAAGAATTATTCACAGATATATTGCTAAGAGAAGAAGATTACCGGATAGAAGAACTGGCTACACGCAAAAAGTAAAAATTAACGGTCAAACCGTTTACATTAGAACAGGTGAATATGAAAACGGGCAGCTTGGCGAAGTATTTATAGACATGCACAAAGAGGGCGCTGCATTCAGAAGTTTATTGAACTGCTTTGCAATTTCGATTTCTCTCGGATTACAACACGGTGTTCCCCTTGACGAATTTATTGATGCTTTTGTCTTCACACGATTCGAACCAAGCGGAGTATTAACAGGTCACAGCAGAATAAAAATGGCTACATCTGTAATTGATTTTATCTTCAGAGAATTGGCCGTTACATATCTCGGCAGAAATGATCTTGCTCATGTTGATGAATCAGAGATAATTAAAAAAATAGATCACCACTCTGTTGTAGAACCGGATTTTGAAAGTGAAGAAATTGTTAGTGAAAGAATGATCGAATTAGATAATGCTAAAGATCTTGTGGATCGTTATCCAGGTGATACACCATCGGAACAAAAAGCTCATGCTATTACTCTTCATCAAAGTGTTATGAAAGCTCGGGAACGCGGTTACACTGGTGATATCTGTCCCGAATGCCAAAGTCTGACCATGGTTCGTAACGGTACTTGTTTGAAGTGTACAACTTGCGGTGCGACTACGGGATGTAGTTAA
- a CDS encoding YggS family pyridoxal phosphate-dependent enzyme, whose product MIAENLKKIEDEITESCIKCSRNRSEIRLIAVSKTQPIEVIKEALNAGINDLGENKAQELRDKSELITGDFNWHFIGHLQTNKVKYVIKAAEFIHAVDSIKLAEEINRKSKEINKNQKVLLEIKTSDEATKFGFANEKEIFEVAQFCKNSSNLNLVGLMTMAPFTDDESVIRNCFIQLRRLKEKLNKNGFALSELSMGMTNDYTIAIEEGATMLRIGTAIFGDRIYK is encoded by the coding sequence ATGATTGCAGAAAATCTTAAAAAAATTGAAGACGAGATTACAGAATCTTGCATTAAATGTAGTAGAAATCGTTCTGAAATAAGACTGATTGCGGTGAGTAAGACTCAGCCGATAGAAGTGATAAAAGAAGCTCTTAACGCTGGAATTAATGACTTAGGAGAAAATAAAGCTCAAGAACTTCGTGATAAATCGGAGCTGATAACAGGAGATTTTAACTGGCATTTTATCGGTCATCTTCAAACAAATAAAGTTAAATATGTTATTAAAGCGGCAGAATTTATTCATGCTGTAGATTCGATAAAGTTAGCGGAAGAGATAAATAGAAAATCAAAAGAGATAAATAAAAATCAGAAAGTTCTTCTTGAAATTAAAACTTCTGATGAAGCAACAAAATTTGGATTTGCAAACGAAAAAGAAATTTTTGAAGTAGCTCAGTTTTGTAAGAACAGTTCTAATTTGAATTTAGTTGGTTTGATGACTATGGCGCCGTTTACCGATGATGAGAGTGTGATCAGAAATTGTTTTATTCAATTGCGCAGACTAAAAGAGAAACTAAATAAAAATGGATTTGCTCTTTCTGAACTTTCTATGGGAATGACAAACGATTACACAATTGCAATTGAAGAAGGAGCTACCATGTTGAGAATTGGAACTGCAATTTTTGGTGATAGAATTTATAAATAA
- a CDS encoding DivIVA domain-containing protein — MKFTPFGIKNQEFNKSVRGYDRDEVNNFLERLSDEFEQLQNENEKLKNELDHQEEQLKEFKRIEKNLQQAMLNQTESTSKTVDSAKKQTALMVKEAELKSAQIIEKAKESANSVRDSVLKLREERKLLIARIKALIDSQSSLLEMNVQNIDTRPKKKEIAKEQTNQEEQSDINVDDILEKLL; from the coding sequence ATGAAATTCACCCCGTTTGGAATAAAAAATCAAGAGTTCAACAAAAGCGTCCGCGGTTACGACCGTGACGAGGTAAATAATTTCCTTGAACGGTTATCGGATGAATTTGAACAGCTGCAAAATGAAAATGAAAAACTGAAGAATGAACTCGATCACCAGGAAGAACAATTAAAAGAGTTCAAAAGAATTGAAAAAAATCTTCAGCAAGCAATGTTGAATCAAACAGAATCAACATCTAAAACTGTAGATTCTGCAAAGAAACAAACTGCTCTGATGGTAAAAGAAGCGGAACTCAAATCCGCACAAATAATTGAAAAAGCAAAAGAGAGTGCTAATTCTGTGCGCGATTCTGTTTTGAAACTCCGCGAAGAAAGAAAATTATTAATTGCCCGTATCAAAGCATTGATTGATTCTCAATCAAGTTTACTTGAGATGAATGTTCAGAACATAGATACACGTCCTAAGAAAAAAGAAATTGCTAAAGAACAGACAAATCAAGAAGAACAAAGCGATATAAATGTTGATGATATTTTGGAGAAACTTTTATGA
- a CDS encoding purine-nucleoside phosphorylase: MSTLTEMINETLEVIRKKTDKNYEVGIILGTGLGGLVKDISVEHEIDYSDLPHFPLSTVESHQGKLIFGKIGGKNVVAMQGRFHFYEGYTMQQITYPVRVMKFLGVKNLLVSNACGGMNPIYQRGDIMLMIDHINLLGDNPLVGKNENDLGPRFPDMSEPYNLELIKLAEQVALENKVKVQKGVYVAVPGPNLETKAEYRFLRAIGADVVGMSTIPENIVANHMGMKVLGLSIITDECFPDALKPAKVEEIIAAAMAAEPKMTLIMKEVIKKL; encoded by the coding sequence ATGAGCACTCTTACTGAAATGATTAATGAAACATTAGAAGTCATCAGAAAGAAGACAGATAAAAATTATGAAGTTGGAATTATACTTGGTACCGGACTCGGCGGATTAGTTAAAGATATTTCTGTTGAACATGAAATTGATTATTCCGATTTACCGCATTTTCCCCTTTCTACTGTTGAATCACATCAAGGTAAATTAATCTTTGGAAAGATCGGCGGCAAGAATGTTGTTGCGATGCAAGGTAGATTTCATTTCTACGAAGGATACACGATGCAGCAAATTACGTATCCTGTACGTGTTATGAAATTTCTTGGTGTTAAAAATTTATTAGTCTCAAATGCTTGCGGAGGAATGAACCCGATCTACCAACGCGGAGATATTATGCTGATGATTGATCATATTAATCTGCTGGGTGATAATCCGCTAGTCGGAAAAAATGAAAATGATTTAGGTCCGCGTTTTCCAGATATGAGCGAACCGTATAATTTAGAGTTGATAAAGTTGGCTGAACAAGTTGCGCTTGAAAATAAAGTTAAAGTTCAGAAAGGTGTTTATGTTGCCGTGCCGGGACCAAACCTTGAGACAAAAGCCGAATATAGATTTTTACGTGCTATTGGAGCCGATGTTGTTGGAATGTCAACCATTCCGGAAAATATAGTAGCTAATCATATGGGCATGAAAGTTCTTGGTTTAAGTATTATAACTGATGAATGTTTTCCGGATGCTTTAAAACCGGCAAAGGTTGAAGAAATTATAGCAGCGGCTATGGCTGCTGAACCAAAGATGACTTTGATAATGAAAGAGGTTATAAAAAAACTGTGA